Within the Miscanthus floridulus cultivar M001 chromosome 17, ASM1932011v1, whole genome shotgun sequence genome, the region CTAGCTGCGCATGCCTGCAGCGGCAACCCTCGATCTAGGCCTAGAAGCAACCAGTCGTACTACTGTACTCCATACTCCGTACTGTACTTGGCAGCAGTATTTACTGTGCCGCTACGAGTAGTTACCACTAGTGCTACGCGCTGCGAGTACTCCCTACTACGAGTCGAGTCTTTGCTCTGCTATGCTCAACTCTGCTCCCCTTCCATGCGTGCATCATCACCGCTCACCTCGCCGGCCGGCCATCATGGCAGGGGTGGTGCTCGAGAGCACCGCATTTACTCGCTGCGTACCTGCTAGCATTCACTGGGATAGTGGAGCTACAGTGCATGCCATTGCCATTGCCACCCACAATGCATTTTTGCAGCGGGCTCTTTGACAAGATTTGCGGATGTTCAGGCATCGGTCAAAACTCAGAACAGTCTTGCAACTCCTACTTGCTAAGAGTACTTGACAGTGGATAGCACCAGCTCAAGCGCTCAACAGATAAGCGCCTCTTCCTTGATTTATGAGCCATACTTTTTCAatcaacaaataatatttttctttcataataaatcagtcaatAATATTTTCAGCTGTGAGTCAAACGAACCGGACAAAGATCACGGGCAACACGTGTGTTAACAGAGCACCTCACATCTCTTTTGGGTGATTTGACCAGACAGACCACTTTTTTCAGGTGGAGAACTGGTTATCTGTCCCAAACCTCGCTCTCCGATCCGCGCTGCCGGCAGGTGAAAGGAGCAACCGCGGAGTGCCACGTTCCGAGCTTCTCCGGTGCATGTTTCTTTTCCAAGGCCGCCTCATTATGCTGTGCGTGTGCAGCGGCAGGAGACGCCGCTTCAGGGCcatgtttagatcacctccaaatttcaagttttttcactctctcttcatcacatcaatttttagccgcttatatggagcattaaatataggtaaaaaaaataactaattgtacagtttagttggaaatcacgagatgaaccttttgagcttagttggtccacgattggacaatatttactaaataagacgaaaatgctactattcatcgggttgcaattttttgcaatctaacgTGGCGCAGAGCTCAAACAAAGGCCGGGCGCGAGCGTTCGTGCGGGAGAGGGGTGACGTGGCAAGGACAACCGGGAGAACCAGCCAGCCATGCCTCATGCCTGCAGCCTGCTCTGCTGCCCATCAGCCGATGTATGAGTATGACCACAGCAGGTCAGCAGCCGATATCTCTCCGGAGTCCGGTCCCGTGCCGTGCGGTGCCCATGCATCGCGCATTCAGGATGGCACGGGCATGGCAGGCTGCAGGATGACTCCGGCAGTGGAGTCTGCGCTGGCCACTGGCTCTCTGCTGTTTGATTTAGACTAAAGTTGAAGAGGTGTCGTGGAATGtttgatagtaataataaaatacatTACAGAATTGTTAGTaattcacgagatgaatttattaagtctaattaatcggtcattagcatatatttacggtagcatcacgttgtcaggtcatagactaattaggcttaatagattcgtctcgatAGTCTCAATCTGAgtatttagtttcataattaatctatatttaatactcggcCGCGGAATTAGCGAGTTTGTAAACAAAGACTCGGCATTTGCGCCTCCGGATTCGGCGCCGCCGAAATTACTGTAGATTAATATAgcacactgtagcatttcgtttgtatttggtaataattgtccaatcgttgactaattaggctcaaaacgttcgtctcgcaaagtacaaccaaactgtgcaattagtttttgatttcgtcaacatttagtactccatacatgtaccgcaagtttgatgtgacggggaatcttctttttacatagtgccaaagtttagattttggtgggaactaaacacccccttgGTACTTTCTGGGTTATTTTTGGGTATCACCTACTGCTGCTTCTCTTCTTCTAGAGAAGATCTAATCAAAAGCACTGCATGCATATGATTTCACCTCTTTTTTCTAAGTTATTACTAGACCAATTCTACCCAGCAGTCAGCACATTTGACATGACATACTCCACGCGTGTATCTAGTACAAGTCAAAAGGAAATGGTCTTAACATCGTGAacactaagcccttgtttagttcgcgaaatttggattttgggactactgtagcaccttcgtttttatttgataaatagtatccaaacattgactaattaggcttaaaacgttcgtctcgcaatttcccatcaaactgtgcaattagtttttcttttcgtctacatttaatgctccatgcatgggctgcaaacattcgatgtgacaggtactgtagcaactttttgaattTTGGGGTCCAAACAAAGGCTAAATCGCGTAGAAAAAATGTCACCGAGATGACTTGTTTTAGAAGAGACCATTATTGCCATGATAATGACATGGACAATAAACAAGTCTAGTGCTACCTCTGATCCGAAACATATATCGTTTTAGTCTTCTTAATATTTTTAACGTAAGTTATCATTAGAACTTCTATATATCTTTTACCCTTTTTCTTATCTCATTGCCCTTGCTTAATTATTATATTATACTACTTAAAAAAATGAATGACTCTTCTTTTGAAATATATAGGTTTGTCCGTGGTAAATATTTCTTTGCTTGCGTTGCTGAAAAAAGCAAAAACTTCCAGGCCTTAAATTCGTGTCTATTATTATGCTACTTCCAGTGCTATACATACACATTATTAGACGCCACATAGGATGTTTTGTTTATGTGGCAAAGAAATAAGGTGTTTTTATAGCTTTGTCATGAAATTCAACAGTTCAAAATTAATTTTAATAGTTTGGACCCACTTCCATAGACATAAATACATGAAACAATCAATTACTATGATAGCACTGGATATAGTAACATGATATCATGTCTTGTAGCAGTTGTTTTTTCTAAAGAATATAGTATTTTTTTAATGACGTGACAGTATCGATATCATAGATTGGACTATTGGACGAATTGGCTTGGAAAGGCCGTGGGATATTCTTGAGtggaaaacaaataaaaaaaccaTTTCTAGCTGGGCAAGATTGGCCTGATTTTTTTAGACTTCGTTATTTGTGTCCACTGTCCAGACACTGTCTCTAGTCCTATGACAGGTGACGGGCTCGACCGCTCGAGGTAGCCAGCTAAACGCTGTggtggagaaaaaaaaaagaggaggagagaggagtcgCCTATAAGCTTACAGTTGGTTTAAATACAAGAATTTCATGAGAGAGATAAGTGAGtcatgtattaatagtgaagagctaATTATTATATAGATGGGTTGagagaaggctacaaagagactTGCAGCCAGCAGCCGACCGTAactattagccttgctctaagccTGTTTTGCTGGGGGTTTAGACGTCTTGTTCGCTTTGGCAAGCGTTAGGTGAGCGGTGCACAAATCCTCCCCCAATCCCAAGTTTAATCCCCTATTAAGAGCTATGATTAGTTACAACCAAAGCTAATCATGGTACTGTAAAGAAAACAAGGAATATGCCGAAAACATGTACAAAAGCACGCTTTGACATGGACATGTTAAGGGGCTAATTTAGAAATTTGACATTGGGCCCACAAACTTTCGAGACAACCAAATGAAGTGCAGTAAAGTCTTTTGATCTATTTTATTATCccatccattttaaattataagatattataacttttttagatacatagtttttttatatacagttagatatacactatatctagataAATAGTAAAAACGAGGTATATAGAAAAAGTCAcgacatcttataatttggaacaaatgGTACTATGTAATTCCTCAAACATACCAAAGCAGTATAAACGATGGGTATTAAGATCATTTGatcttctttattaatccttgtCCATAAGTCCAACCTACATTTAAGGTCAAAATGGGTAGTTCCATATATCGTTAGCATGCGTGGTCATGTCTAGAAGACAATTTAGCGGTTTACAAAAAAAGTGTAAAAATTATGGCAGAGCTGATGAGGTAATAACTTTCCACGCTATCAAATCAAACACACAACGTACCACACATCGAGTTTGATGGGCATGAAAGATACATTGAAATAATCTCTAATTTTCTATTGCTTCATAATCGCATCTAGGCCGTCTCCATCGCTAGGAGTCTAGGACGAAGGAAGTCAAAATCCATGCACATGACACCGTAGAATCTACTTTGGAACTTGCATATCCAAATGTCACATACTACACCTTCTTCTATTGCTATACAGTCTCTCAATTCTTACTTTTAGGAGTTTAACTAATTAATTTAACCAGgtttatttaaaaataataaatttatgctactaaattaatatcattagattgatcatgaaatatatttttatataacaaATCTATCTAGAGACACAAGTATtaaaattattttctataaatttagtcaaatctGATAACATTTAATTTGATCCAAATCTATTTAGATGTACTCTCGACTATCGTACCAAGCTCCTAAGATTCCATGTGCCCATGTTTGGCATGGCTTCAACTctgggtggagctgctccactccaGAACTCCAGGTGGAGCCAGTTCTAGTTGGAGTCGGAGCTCTAAGTGGAGCCAGCTCTAGGTGGAGTCGGAGCtgcaaaagaggtgctccaaaactccacctCCATTTGCACTACAGCTCCATGAAGTTGGCAGCTCCATGGAATTTTGGAGTTGGAGTGTTTGACTGAAAAATTGGCTGGAGTTGCTGGAGTTCAGCtccagagccatgccaaacaccccCCTTAACAAAGTCATACCTGCGGTACAAAAGAACACCGTGCGCCGGCCTAGCAGCACGCGGGAGTCGCTAACAGCGGTCACCGTCCGTAAAACCGCAACAATCCAGGGGCTGGATTGCAACCGGCGACGCAACTAACCTCCGCTGTCCACTTCACCAGACCGACCGACGGCGACCGGCCCGCCATTTGTTTACTCGTCTCCCTCCCCGTCCGCCTCCGCGCCCGCGGAGCTCCGTTTTCTCTATCCACCCATCCCCTCACCAACTCCCCCTGTCTCGGTTTGCGTGGAGGGAGAAAGCGAGGAAGGGTAGGAGAGTCAAGCCGGAGCCGGGAACAGCTCAACAGCACGGGCCGCGGTTTCCGAAAAGGAGAGGCGTggtgggagggggagggggccgaGCCAGCCACCTCCACTCCACCGCAGCAGGCGGCAGAGCCGTGCGCGAAGCAAGCAGCCCCCCCTGCATCTGGATCAGGcgtcctcgcgccgccgccgccggcggcccgCCGCTTCCTGCTCTCACCGACGTGGATTGGAGATCCCGCCCGGGCCTGGTTGCTAGTCTTCCCTCCTTGGTAAGGAAGCCTTTTGCTTGCTTGGACGGGTTGCTGGCTTGCTTGCTTTGTCCTGCACAAGAAGAATCCGATCCGTCCAGCTATAGTTGCGATGCGGATAGTGCTGACGTGCTGTTCGCCTGCGCGGTGGAGTGATGGTAGCAGTTAATTTTCCGAAGTTTGCGGTTTTAGCTGATCCCCCATGCCCGTTAGTTAGGTCCGCCTCTGCTTGTTAGGGAGAAATGTTTGGTTTTTCCTTGGTGATGATCTTCTCAAGTTCTTAGAGCCATATGCGCCTTTAACTTTGGATCTTGCTCTCCTGCAATTTGGATCGGTGCTCCAGGGAAATGTTTCAATTTAGCCTGCTTTATGGATTAGCTTGAGCATGTATTGATTGATCTTGAGCTGAGCCCAGCTGACGCACTTCTCGCAACACGTTGTTTTGCAGGTACAATTCAATTGATTACTTCATTAGGGAAAAAAAGATACCGCATCCACGGCTTCACATGAGTGAAAGGGATAGAAAGTGCAGCAACCGTGGACTAAAGGACTCGTGCTTTTGAGTAATTCAGGAGGAGTACATGCATCACGAAGCCTTGATTCTGGAATGGTGTCCAGTCGAAGGAACAGCGGGGTTATCCTACGGGAAGGGTCGGTTAGGGACTGGTCCGAGTTCAACGATCCCTTGCCATCTCCAAAACTGCTGTATTCGCAGTCCTATGTCGCAATGAGGGGGTTGCTGGCCTCGGTGATCTCCTTGGACTTTTTCCTGCTGTGGAGCAAGTTAAAGTCAGCATACATGGCTAGGACTTCCCAGAGGCATAGTAGATCACAGgagagatcaaaatcaaaggggTTGAGCTGCAGGCGAGTTGCAGTCCATCTGTTGTTCTTTTTCATGGTTGGCATTTTCATTGGGTTCATGCCTTTGTTCTCTGTCGACATTTACAAGAAAATAGTATCTGAAAACGAGAGGCTTCCGTTCCATGAGGGTGTGATTGAGACTGAAACGATGGGTACCAAAGTTAAGGAGCTGGAGACAGTTGTAGTAGAGAAAGAGGTCGAACTGATTGACGAGCCTCAGGTTCAAGAGAGCCCTCCAGTTCCTGCAATGTTGGATGATGAGGCAGATTTTGCTGAATCGTCACCTGCGTTACCTGGTATTGAAGAATCTGACATTGTCGCGAAGAAGCTGCTGATAATCGTGACAATCACTTCTGTTCGGCCACAGCAGGCATATTACTTGAATCGGCTAGCCCATGTTTTGAAAGTTGTACAGGCACCTCTTTTGTGGTTAGTGGTGGAATGGCCTGAACAGTCC harbors:
- the LOC136516289 gene encoding probable beta-1,4-xylosyltransferase GT43E; this encodes MVSSRRNSGVILREGSVRDWSEFNDPLPSPKLLYSQSYVAMRGLLASVISLDFFLLWSKLKSAYMARTSQRHSRSQERSKSKGLSCRRVAVHLLFFFMVGIFIGFMPLFSVDIYKKIVSENERLPFHEGVIETETMGTKVKELETVVVEKEVELIDEPQVQESPPVPAMLDDEADFAESSPALPGIEESDIVAKKLLIIVTITSVRPQQAYYLNRLAHVLKVVQAPLLWLVVEWPEQSYETAEILRSSGVMYRHLVCRKNTTSVRKIAVCQRNNAIYHVKRHHLDGIMHFADEERSYTADVFEEMQKIRRFGSWPVAIHVGTKYRAVLEGPICKGNRVMRWHTVQTVQKKSLTRRFPIGFSAFAFNSTMLWDPQRWNRPPMDSVIVHSGGRGGLQESRFIEKLVKNERQIEGLPDNCNRVMIWNFNLEPPQLNYPTGWAIYKNLEADMPVI